The following are encoded in a window of Longibacter salinarum genomic DNA:
- a CDS encoding sulfotransferase family protein → MESIRPVFVFSLPRSGSTLLQRVLKTHSRIATTPEPWLLLPLLSMMREGVFADYNHSVARRAIADFQQRVGGGKEGFDEELRAFVLRLYRRAAGESATYFLDKTPRYHLIASDILDLFPSSRAVILWRNPLAIMASMIETWGNSEWNLYRYNVDFYRGLPALVDLAADERSNVFSVRYEDLVTRQEETLKQLCDHLDVAYEELDMRPPSLNGVVGDPSQDQYDSISAASLEKWRAVLTNPLRKRRARSYLNWLGSERLRIMGYSYEDLTRVINDSPLTLEYLGGDLIGALKSVVWPFGEYEIYKHKLQSSNDSMIHHG, encoded by the coding sequence ATGGAATCCATCCGTCCGGTATTCGTGTTCTCGCTGCCGAGGTCTGGATCGACGCTGCTGCAACGAGTTCTCAAAACACACAGCCGTATTGCGACGACACCAGAACCGTGGCTTCTTCTTCCGCTACTCAGCATGATGAGGGAAGGCGTGTTCGCCGATTACAACCACTCTGTCGCTCGGCGTGCCATTGCCGACTTTCAGCAACGGGTTGGTGGGGGCAAAGAAGGGTTTGATGAAGAGTTGCGAGCCTTTGTATTGCGGCTTTATAGAAGAGCGGCTGGGGAGAGTGCTACGTATTTCTTGGATAAGACTCCGCGGTACCATCTTATTGCCTCAGATATCCTTGACTTATTTCCGTCTTCACGCGCCGTGATTCTTTGGCGTAATCCACTCGCCATCATGGCCTCCATGATTGAGACATGGGGAAACAGTGAGTGGAACCTATACCGATATAACGTCGATTTCTATCGAGGGCTTCCAGCACTCGTAGATCTCGCGGCGGATGAGCGCTCCAACGTGTTTTCGGTTCGATATGAAGACCTCGTTACCCGGCAGGAAGAGACGTTGAAGCAGTTGTGCGACCATCTTGATGTGGCGTACGAAGAGCTAGACATGAGGCCGCCAAGCCTGAATGGGGTGGTGGGAGACCCCTCACAGGACCAATACGACTCAATTTCAGCAGCCTCCTTGGAAAAATGGAGGGCAGTGTTGACAAATCCGCTTCGGAAGAGACGCGCCCGATCATACTTGAACTGGCTTGGAAGCGAGCGGCTTCGCATCATGGGGTATTCGTACGAAGATCTTACCAGGGTGATAAACGACTCCCCTTTGACCTTGGAGTATTTGGGTGGAGATCTCATAGGGGCCCTCAAAAGCGTGGTATGGCCGTTTGGCGAATATGAGATATACAAGCACAAGCTGCAATCTTCGAATGATAGTATGATCCACCATGGATAA
- the gmd gene encoding GDP-mannose 4,6-dehydratase, which yields MSKKEITSKIPDNRPADRKRALITGITGQDGSYLAELLLEKGYEVHGIKRRASQFNTDRVDHLYQDPHKEEVRFFLHYGDMTDATNLIRIVQETKPHEIYNLAAQSHVQVSFDSPEYTANVDALGTLRLLEAIRILDMEEETRFYQASTSELYGKVQETPQSETTPFYPRSPYAAAKLYAYWITVNYREAYDMYACNGILFNHESPRRGETFVTRKITRAVARIKLGQQEKVYLGNLDAKRDWGHAKDYVEGMWLMLQQEKARDLVLATGTTTSVRDFVDMAFQAAEINVVWEGEDRDEKGYDAETGECIVEVDPRYYRPTEVDLLLGDAAKARETLGWEPRYDLEEMAEEMVQSDMTGAQKKAAVENV from the coding sequence ATGAGCAAGAAAGAAATCACCAGCAAGATTCCGGACAATCGACCCGCGGATCGGAAGCGAGCACTTATCACGGGTATCACCGGCCAGGACGGCTCCTATCTTGCCGAACTGCTGCTCGAGAAAGGGTATGAAGTTCATGGCATCAAGCGCCGGGCGAGCCAGTTTAACACGGATCGTGTCGATCATTTGTATCAGGACCCGCACAAGGAAGAGGTCCGGTTCTTCCTGCATTACGGCGACATGACGGATGCGACGAACCTCATTCGTATCGTACAGGAGACAAAGCCGCACGAAATCTACAACCTCGCGGCGCAGAGTCACGTGCAGGTGAGCTTCGACTCGCCGGAGTATACCGCTAACGTCGATGCGCTCGGGACGCTACGTCTGCTGGAGGCGATCCGCATTCTCGACATGGAAGAAGAGACGCGGTTTTACCAGGCATCTACGTCCGAACTGTACGGCAAAGTGCAGGAGACGCCGCAGAGCGAGACGACGCCGTTCTACCCGCGCAGCCCGTACGCCGCAGCGAAACTGTACGCGTACTGGATCACCGTGAACTACCGCGAAGCGTACGACATGTACGCGTGTAACGGCATCCTCTTCAACCACGAGAGCCCGCGCCGCGGCGAGACATTCGTGACGCGCAAGATCACCCGTGCCGTGGCTCGCATAAAGCTCGGCCAGCAAGAGAAAGTGTATCTGGGTAACCTGGACGCCAAGCGCGACTGGGGCCACGCAAAGGACTACGTGGAAGGCATGTGGCTGATGCTCCAGCAGGAGAAAGCGCGCGACCTCGTGCTGGCGACGGGGACGACAACCTCCGTCCGCGACTTCGTCGATATGGCCTTTCAGGCGGCGGAGATCAACGTGGTTTGGGAAGGAGAAGACCGCGACGAGAAGGGCTACGATGCCGAGACCGGCGAGTGCATTGTCGAGGTTGATCCGCGATACTACCGCCCGACAGAGGTAGATCTGCTGCTGGGGGACGCGGCGAAGGCTCGAGAGACGCTCGGCTGGGAGCCTCGATATGACCTCGAGGAGATGGCAGAGGAGATGGTTCAGTCCGATATGACGGGAGCCCAGAAAAAGGCTGCTGTCGAAAATGTGTAG
- the rfbA gene encoding glucose-1-phosphate thymidylyltransferase RfbA, translating into MSRKGIILAGGAGTRLNPATQAVSKQLLPVYDKPMVYYPLSTLMLAGIRDVLVISTPRDTSRFEDLLGSGEQWGMNLSYVVQDEPRGIAEAFILGESFIGDDPVALILGDNVFYGSGLQRMLVEAGRRNEGATVFAYYVKNPERYGVVDFDDEGRAISIEEKPEHPASHYAVTGLYFYDNEVVDIARSLSPSDRGELEITDVNARYLSEGRLHVQTMGRGFAWLDTGTHESLLQASNFVQTIEARQGLKISCPEEIAWRKGWIDTDDLERIGQSMSNNTYGQYLMDLAE; encoded by the coding sequence ATGTCACGTAAAGGAATTATTCTCGCTGGCGGTGCCGGTACTCGACTGAATCCTGCAACGCAGGCTGTCAGCAAGCAACTTTTGCCGGTGTACGACAAGCCAATGGTGTACTATCCGCTGTCGACGCTGATGCTCGCCGGAATTCGGGACGTGCTCGTCATCTCGACCCCGCGCGATACGTCTCGGTTCGAAGATCTGCTCGGGAGTGGTGAGCAATGGGGGATGAACCTGTCGTATGTCGTTCAGGACGAGCCTCGCGGGATTGCAGAAGCGTTTATTCTGGGAGAGTCGTTTATTGGTGATGATCCGGTGGCACTGATCCTGGGTGATAACGTATTTTACGGGAGCGGATTGCAACGCATGCTCGTCGAGGCCGGTCGTCGGAACGAGGGAGCAACGGTGTTTGCTTACTACGTAAAAAATCCTGAGCGCTACGGAGTTGTGGACTTCGACGACGAGGGACGTGCCATCAGCATCGAGGAGAAACCGGAGCATCCGGCGTCACATTATGCCGTGACCGGACTGTACTTCTACGACAACGAGGTGGTTGATATCGCCCGTTCACTTTCGCCGTCGGATCGTGGCGAGCTGGAAATCACGGACGTCAACGCCCGGTACCTATCTGAAGGGCGGTTGCATGTTCAAACCATGGGGCGTGGATTTGCGTGGCTCGACACGGGGACGCACGAGTCCCTTTTGCAGGCGTCTAATTTCGTTCAGACCATCGAAGCGCGGCAGGGGCTGAAAATCAGTTGCCCGGAAGAGATCGCGTGGAGGAAAGGGTGGATCGATACCGACGATTTAGAGCGTATCGGGCAGAGCATGTCCAACAACACCTACGGTCAGTATCTGATGGATCTCGCTGAGTAG
- a CDS encoding SLBB domain-containing protein codes for MLIRISIAFFLVCAVGWAFPSGAVAQQQPVPEAIQRELDRRNMTVQEARMRAQQLGIDLNNPQQAIRRARELGIPESQIQAIIQAVQPEDLQEQPQLGTTRDTSKVPAYPVLAGTPEITPDSIGKGQLPRQIDVSVPLRSSALISTVRPFFLTAGGDTSAVENRMRRSGSVLDGVWGGTVTVPRDSSAGTWTLFVEASTMDTTVTLSTGRTLTIFPKGQLPKQDSLAAGRDSLEYFGYDAFNTIPQAFLPSSRGPVDPGYVVGPSDELRLTVWGGAEFQYELMVDDQGRVTVPNVGQFTVAGRRLEDLRREMKMWLSRSYAGLTSDPPSVFMDLTVTRVQPVKAFVLGEVAQPGGYTLSASSTVFNALYSVGGPKRSGSLRNIKVIREGEVIATVDLYDYLLEGYSTANVTLQNNDYVFVPPRGETVAITGSVERPAYYELSEEETFRDLLDYSGGLEAEAYVKRFTVNRIVPYDEREDPSVAREVVDYDLQAAREGRIDVPMSDGDRVRVYSIREADDRVIATRIDAVKVSGAVFQPGRYELGTDVRTVRDLVENADGLTGDAYLDRASLVRVQDNLKSSVQSVNLAEAMEDVPTENIVLQPGDSLHVASIREMESDRFVRISGQVRKPGDYVYRDDMTIRDLLFLGGGLADDEYLKEVFLGRADLYRVSDDGSEERVIPFHLGDALEGEGLGAMDLKPEDEIRIYPARVTRLEDRFVQIEGAIKEPGEYPYRDNLTLKDVILQANGFEEGASLHEVEVTRMVRVKDETGERARTIRIPLTRSASSVDDAEFEVRTQADTAQVLRHASEFELQHRDRVFVRTDPSFQPQETVMVRGEVRYPGEYTLLRDNERLSNILKRAGGVLSTGYLSGGRLIRGNEQVIVEMDDAINGDADDDVILQPDDEIVLPPRPNTITIRGNVANEGLVRFEPGRRVEYYLERAGGLRDDTEAVFLTQASGATFRVRTGWFRRTPQVDDGAIIRVVKEPEKKEKEPIDIGNTIRDVTGILSSALTIIVLASRAFD; via the coding sequence ATGCTGATTCGTATCTCCATTGCCTTTTTTCTTGTGTGTGCTGTAGGATGGGCGTTCCCCTCGGGGGCTGTCGCTCAGCAGCAGCCGGTGCCGGAGGCCATACAGAGGGAGCTGGATCGTCGAAATATGACGGTTCAGGAGGCCCGAATGCGAGCTCAGCAACTTGGGATTGATCTGAATAATCCGCAGCAAGCGATTCGGAGGGCGCGTGAGCTCGGCATTCCCGAGTCGCAGATCCAGGCGATTATTCAGGCTGTACAACCTGAGGACCTACAGGAGCAGCCGCAGCTTGGCACGACGCGTGACACGTCGAAAGTGCCTGCTTACCCCGTGCTTGCGGGTACGCCGGAGATTACGCCCGATAGCATCGGCAAGGGCCAGCTGCCAAGGCAGATCGACGTGTCCGTCCCCCTCAGGAGTAGTGCACTCATCTCCACGGTCCGTCCGTTCTTCCTGACGGCGGGAGGCGATACGAGCGCCGTGGAAAACCGGATGCGTCGGAGTGGCTCTGTGCTCGACGGCGTGTGGGGAGGGACGGTCACTGTGCCGCGAGATTCCTCAGCTGGGACGTGGACGCTGTTCGTCGAAGCATCGACGATGGATACTACGGTTACGCTTTCGACTGGCCGCACGCTCACGATCTTTCCGAAGGGGCAACTGCCGAAGCAGGATTCGTTGGCTGCTGGAAGAGACTCGCTGGAGTACTTCGGTTACGACGCGTTCAACACCATCCCGCAGGCTTTTCTACCTTCCTCAAGAGGTCCTGTGGACCCGGGGTACGTCGTGGGTCCGAGCGATGAACTTCGTCTGACTGTTTGGGGAGGCGCCGAATTTCAGTATGAGTTGATGGTCGACGACCAGGGAAGAGTGACGGTGCCAAACGTTGGGCAGTTTACCGTCGCCGGCCGTCGGCTGGAAGACCTTCGTCGGGAGATGAAGATGTGGCTTTCTCGAAGCTATGCAGGCCTGACAAGTGATCCTCCGTCCGTATTCATGGATCTGACGGTTACGCGCGTTCAGCCAGTGAAGGCGTTCGTGCTGGGAGAAGTTGCACAGCCGGGTGGGTACACGTTGAGCGCATCTTCAACCGTGTTCAACGCGCTCTACAGTGTGGGCGGACCGAAACGAAGTGGATCGCTTCGTAACATCAAGGTGATCCGTGAAGGTGAGGTCATCGCCACGGTTGATCTGTATGATTACTTGCTGGAAGGGTATAGCACAGCGAACGTTACGCTGCAGAACAACGACTACGTGTTTGTCCCGCCGCGAGGCGAAACGGTCGCTATTACGGGCTCGGTTGAACGCCCCGCGTACTACGAGTTGAGTGAAGAGGAGACCTTCCGCGATCTTCTCGACTACTCCGGTGGACTGGAGGCGGAGGCCTACGTCAAGCGCTTTACCGTGAACCGGATCGTGCCGTACGACGAGCGCGAAGACCCGTCAGTGGCTCGCGAAGTGGTTGATTACGACCTGCAGGCGGCGCGTGAAGGACGGATCGACGTGCCGATGTCCGATGGGGACCGCGTACGCGTCTATAGCATCCGTGAGGCGGACGACCGTGTGATTGCGACACGAATTGATGCCGTCAAGGTCAGCGGGGCCGTCTTTCAGCCGGGTCGCTACGAACTCGGCACGGACGTTCGTACGGTTCGTGATCTGGTTGAGAATGCCGACGGTTTGACGGGCGATGCATATCTCGACCGTGCTTCCCTCGTCCGCGTTCAGGACAACCTGAAGTCTTCCGTGCAGTCCGTTAACCTTGCAGAGGCGATGGAGGACGTACCGACGGAGAACATCGTCCTGCAACCGGGTGATAGTTTGCACGTCGCGTCGATCCGCGAGATGGAGTCTGATCGATTCGTACGGATCAGCGGGCAGGTACGCAAGCCCGGCGATTACGTTTATCGGGACGACATGACAATTCGCGACCTTCTATTTCTTGGAGGAGGACTGGCGGACGACGAGTATTTGAAAGAGGTATTTCTCGGGCGTGCGGACCTGTATCGCGTATCCGACGACGGAAGCGAGGAACGTGTGATTCCGTTTCATCTCGGGGACGCCCTCGAGGGAGAAGGACTTGGAGCTATGGACCTCAAGCCTGAAGATGAGATCCGAATTTACCCTGCTCGCGTCACGCGTCTGGAAGACCGCTTCGTCCAGATCGAAGGCGCTATTAAAGAGCCCGGGGAGTATCCGTACCGAGACAATCTTACGTTGAAAGATGTCATTTTGCAGGCGAATGGGTTCGAAGAAGGGGCCTCGCTCCATGAAGTCGAGGTGACACGCATGGTTCGCGTGAAGGACGAGACGGGAGAGCGTGCTCGGACGATCCGAATCCCCTTGACCCGGTCAGCATCTTCTGTGGACGACGCGGAATTCGAGGTGCGAACACAAGCCGACACGGCACAGGTGCTCCGCCATGCGAGCGAATTCGAGTTGCAGCATCGCGATCGTGTGTTCGTCCGAACGGATCCCTCCTTTCAGCCGCAGGAAACGGTGATGGTTCGAGGGGAGGTGCGATACCCCGGGGAGTATACGTTACTTCGTGACAACGAGCGGTTGAGCAATATTTTGAAGCGGGCGGGAGGCGTTCTCTCTACGGGGTACCTTAGCGGCGGTCGTCTCATCCGCGGAAATGAACAAGTGATCGTGGAAATGGACGATGCCATTAACGGGGATGCGGATGATGACGTGATTCTCCAGCCTGATGATGAAATCGTGTTGCCTCCTCGTCCGAACACAATCACAATAAGAGGGAATGTCGCGAACGAAGGCCTCGTCCGTTTCGAGCCTGGTCGTCGCGTAGAATATTACCTCGAACGTGCTGGCGGATTACGTGACGATACAGAAGCCGTTTTCCTCACACAGGCGTCCGGAGCAACGTTCCGGGTTCGAACCGGTTGGTTCCGGCGAACGCCGCAGGTGGACGACGGTGCCATTATCCGGGTCGTGAAGGAGCCAGAGAAGAAGGAAAAAGAGCCCATTGACATTGGCAACACCATTCGAGACGTGACTGGAATTCTGTCCAGCGCCTTGACGATCATCGTGCTTGCATCGAGGGCATTCGACTAA
- a CDS encoding GDP-L-fucose synthase family protein, with protein MRLSDPSAKIYIAGHRGMVGSAVGAALKKAGYTNLIGRTSSELDLRDQAATRAFMAEERPDVVVVAAAKVGGILANDTYPADFLYDNLAIEMNLIEAAHRVGVDRLLFLGSTCIYPKHAPQPMKEEHLLTGELEPTNEWYAIAKISGHKLCEAYHRQHGDDMITLMPTNLYGPDDNFDLETSHVLPALIRKFHEAPDADDMVTLWGTGTPRREFLHSRDLADAVRFVLETPESQLRDVAPDGMLNIGVGEDISINELADVIRDVVSSEADIKHDTSKPDGTPRKLLDVSRMSELGWNASIGLREGIRDVYDWYLDHEKDIVRV; from the coding sequence ATGCGTTTGTCCGATCCATCTGCAAAAATCTATATCGCCGGTCATCGCGGGATGGTCGGTTCGGCCGTGGGGGCCGCCCTAAAAAAGGCTGGCTATACCAACCTCATCGGGCGAACCAGCTCGGAGCTTGATCTTCGTGATCAGGCGGCCACGCGCGCATTCATGGCGGAGGAGCGCCCCGATGTTGTCGTGGTTGCTGCGGCGAAAGTCGGCGGAATACTTGCGAACGATACGTACCCGGCTGATTTCCTGTATGACAATCTCGCGATCGAGATGAACCTGATCGAGGCCGCCCATCGCGTGGGTGTCGATCGGTTGCTCTTCCTCGGCAGCACGTGCATTTATCCGAAGCACGCGCCTCAGCCGATGAAAGAGGAGCACCTTCTTACGGGAGAGCTCGAGCCCACGAACGAGTGGTACGCGATCGCGAAGATCTCCGGACACAAGCTCTGTGAGGCGTACCATCGTCAGCACGGCGATGACATGATCACGCTCATGCCAACCAATCTTTACGGGCCGGACGACAACTTCGATCTGGAGACGAGTCACGTTTTGCCGGCGCTCATCCGTAAGTTTCACGAGGCGCCGGATGCCGATGACATGGTTACGCTCTGGGGCACCGGAACGCCGCGCCGCGAGTTTCTCCATAGTCGAGACCTGGCAGACGCCGTACGTTTCGTGCTCGAAACACCAGAAAGCCAGCTACGCGATGTGGCTCCCGACGGCATGCTGAACATCGGCGTGGGGGAAGACATCTCGATCAATGAGCTGGCTGACGTGATCCGGGATGTCGTATCGAGTGAGGCAGACATTAAACACGACACGTCGAAGCCCGACGGAACGCCACGGAAGCTACTGGACGTCAGCCGGATGAGCGAGCTCGGATGGAACGCGAGCATCGGTTTGCGTGAAGGCATCCGTGACGTGTATGACTGGTATCTTGATCACGAAAAAGACATTGTACGCGTCTAA
- the rfbD gene encoding dTDP-4-dehydrorhamnose reductase, protein MDDRPILLIGAGGQLGQALKSTLGELGIVVTATREDADLSDLDTVRALIRETTPRLLVNAAAYTAVDDAETDAERARLVNAIAPGVMAEEAERCGAGMVHYSTDYVFDGTQDRPYREDDPTNPTSVYGQTKLEGEERVAASASTHWILRTSWLYGPNGSNFVRTMLQLGTERDQLQVVDDQIGCPTSTLWLADATRDLLRFVNEHEDPSATAGIYHAVARGQTSWYGFAQAIFQNAGMEVDVDPVDTSAFPRPAPRPAYSVLDTAKLRQTFGIIPPSWTRQLADTAPHLTVGRSSGS, encoded by the coding sequence GTGGATGATCGTCCCATTTTGTTAATCGGTGCCGGTGGGCAGCTAGGACAGGCCCTCAAGTCGACTTTGGGCGAGCTCGGTATCGTCGTGACTGCAACCCGTGAGGACGCCGATCTCTCGGACCTTGACACGGTGCGCGCCCTGATCCGAGAGACAACGCCCCGCCTGCTCGTCAATGCCGCAGCCTACACGGCTGTTGATGACGCGGAGACCGACGCAGAGCGAGCGCGACTGGTCAATGCCATTGCGCCGGGTGTTATGGCAGAGGAAGCCGAGCGATGCGGCGCCGGCATGGTTCACTACTCGACGGATTACGTTTTTGACGGCACGCAGGACCGTCCTTATCGCGAAGACGACCCGACAAATCCGACCTCTGTGTACGGCCAGACGAAGCTCGAAGGAGAAGAGCGCGTCGCTGCGTCTGCGTCTACGCACTGGATTTTGCGCACCAGTTGGCTCTACGGTCCGAACGGAAGCAACTTTGTCCGAACCATGCTTCAACTCGGTACAGAGCGCGACCAGCTTCAGGTTGTAGATGACCAGATCGGGTGCCCGACATCGACGCTGTGGTTGGCCGATGCGACGCGAGACCTACTGCGTTTCGTAAATGAACACGAGGATCCGTCCGCGACAGCAGGCATCTACCATGCCGTGGCCCGAGGGCAGACGAGCTGGTACGGGTTTGCACAGGCCATTTTTCAGAACGCTGGGATGGAGGTGGACGTCGATCCGGTGGATACATCTGCCTTTCCTCGTCCTGCGCCACGCCCCGCATATTCCGTATTAGACACAGCGAAGCTGCGACAAACGTTCGGCATTATCCCACCGTCTTGGACCCGGCAGCTGGCCGACACAGCACCTCATCTCACGGTCGGCCGTTCGTCGGGTAGCTAA
- a CDS encoding Wzz/FepE/Etk N-terminal domain-containing protein produces the protein MSELPSSDRAIRAESHANASDSAEDASSEDVSLLDLLLVLVEKRSLIVRTALVAVLLGSTYAFLASDSYVSTAKLSRESEQSGGGLSQLGGLGALSGGLGINLGTLSGGGMNSAAFQEVLESREVRLSVARDTFWFPDAQKRMTFVEYVDQPAGLLQRIIDAVMRGDDAADTTGTNATAVDGGIRKMTEQEGDAVEMISQLMSSSINQDSGLMTVSVQAGDPVLSAEVASSFIRHLTDRVRELRTAKVRERVAFVESRFQEVGAELNEAEDDLAQFLEQNQNPTTATLKFQEDRLRRQVNFKQQLYSDLRGQLTQARLDLQRQQPVVTVVEKPVPPLQKSGPNRLLFIILSGVVGVLLGCGIAITLTLVQVFRHDKHQQEKLDRLSELLLPISPFSGASSSTEEQRTEEHS, from the coding sequence ATGAGTGAGCTTCCTTCCTCTGATCGTGCGATCCGTGCAGAGTCGCATGCTAATGCGTCGGATTCAGCCGAAGATGCTTCGTCGGAGGACGTGTCACTGCTGGATCTCCTGCTCGTTTTGGTCGAGAAGCGCTCATTAATCGTTCGCACGGCATTAGTTGCCGTACTCCTCGGAAGCACGTACGCATTTCTCGCATCAGACAGCTACGTCTCAACGGCAAAACTGAGCCGAGAGTCTGAGCAATCCGGAGGTGGTCTTTCGCAGCTCGGCGGGCTCGGCGCGCTCAGTGGAGGGCTCGGGATCAATCTGGGCACGCTCTCGGGGGGCGGCATGAACTCGGCGGCGTTTCAAGAGGTGTTGGAGAGCCGAGAGGTCCGTTTGTCAGTGGCGAGAGACACGTTCTGGTTTCCGGACGCACAAAAGAGGATGACATTTGTCGAATACGTCGACCAACCGGCGGGACTCCTTCAGCGCATCATTGACGCTGTGATGAGGGGCGACGATGCCGCTGATACGACAGGCACCAACGCTACTGCGGTCGATGGGGGGATCCGGAAAATGACGGAGCAAGAAGGAGATGCCGTGGAGATGATATCGCAGTTGATGTCGTCGTCCATTAATCAAGACTCCGGCTTGATGACAGTGTCTGTACAGGCGGGAGACCCAGTTCTATCGGCCGAAGTGGCATCTAGCTTTATCCGACATCTAACGGATCGTGTCCGCGAACTTCGGACCGCGAAGGTGCGTGAGCGAGTCGCGTTTGTGGAAAGCCGGTTTCAAGAGGTGGGGGCGGAGTTGAATGAGGCAGAAGACGACCTTGCTCAGTTCCTTGAGCAGAACCAGAACCCAACGACAGCCACGCTCAAGTTTCAAGAAGACCGGCTTCGCCGCCAGGTTAATTTCAAGCAGCAGCTTTATAGCGACCTGCGTGGACAACTCACGCAGGCGCGTTTGGACCTACAGCGCCAGCAACCGGTGGTCACAGTAGTGGAGAAACCGGTGCCCCCTCTCCAGAAGAGCGGCCCGAACCGCTTGCTTTTCATTATTCTAAGTGGAGTTGTCGGTGTATTGCTCGGATGCGGGATTGCCATCACACTCACACTTGTGCAAGTTTTTCGTCATGACAAGCATCAGCAGGAAAAGCTAGATCGCCTCTCCGAACTTTTGCTGCCCATCTCGCCATTTTCTGGTGCGTCTTCATCCACGGAAGAGCAGCGTACCGAGGAGCATTCCTGA
- a CDS encoding flippase: MRFSHQFLCLPFYWLPMCLSERRSIKERVLNCLNQNESILLKGSASSFIVQSFGALLALFLQVTLARVLGVESYGTYTYVWAWINIAVLVGTFGFKTASVKFIAQYESLAQSRRLAQYLRFSRRVILLVSVGTGLTVVVSGYILAGSDDELLSSLLVAAILVLILTRVRVAAAELRGLQHVVQALVPEKILYPLCFAGLVLLASWQGIGLDAPAAFGINICASLFVLGVLLQRIRTEMPTALRGVSPRPALAARKKRWIVTARDMLMIGGFNVILFRADVLMIGMLISPTESGLYNVASRIATVLVFVLSSVNAIMAPLASKLYSQKKFDELQRVVDLAARVSFVFSGIVAVAIFLVRFELLGIFGDEFRASASALWPLLVGQVVNSFSGPAIMLLNMTDRQGVSARILGVTAIMNVILNFGFIQMVGFQGAAFATMITMVLWNAVAVYCVRREIDIRSTALPRV, translated from the coding sequence GTGAGATTCAGTCACCAATTCCTGTGCCTTCCATTTTATTGGCTGCCGATGTGCCTGAGCGAGCGACGCTCGATTAAAGAACGAGTGCTTAATTGTTTGAACCAGAACGAAAGCATCCTTCTCAAGGGGAGCGCCAGTAGCTTTATAGTCCAATCGTTTGGCGCGCTGCTTGCTCTGTTCCTCCAAGTGACACTCGCACGTGTTCTCGGTGTCGAAAGCTACGGGACATACACCTACGTCTGGGCATGGATAAACATCGCCGTCCTCGTGGGAACGTTTGGTTTCAAGACGGCATCAGTCAAGTTCATTGCACAGTACGAGTCGTTAGCGCAGTCGCGACGCCTGGCTCAATACCTTCGGTTTAGCCGACGCGTGATTCTCTTGGTTTCGGTCGGGACGGGTCTTACCGTCGTCGTCAGCGGGTACATTCTCGCGGGGAGTGACGATGAGTTGCTGTCTTCGCTCCTCGTCGCAGCGATACTTGTCCTAATTCTCACGCGCGTGAGAGTCGCCGCGGCAGAGCTACGAGGACTTCAGCACGTGGTACAAGCGCTGGTCCCGGAAAAAATATTGTATCCGCTCTGCTTCGCCGGACTGGTTTTACTGGCTTCTTGGCAAGGCATTGGTCTGGACGCACCTGCTGCGTTTGGCATAAACATCTGCGCATCACTGTTCGTTCTAGGTGTTCTTTTACAGCGGATCCGCACCGAGATGCCGACAGCGCTTCGTGGCGTCTCTCCCCGACCAGCGCTTGCGGCGCGAAAGAAACGGTGGATAGTCACCGCCCGTGATATGCTCATGATTGGCGGCTTCAACGTAATTCTGTTTCGTGCGGATGTGCTGATGATCGGAATGCTGATCAGCCCCACGGAGTCTGGCCTGTACAATGTGGCAAGTCGAATCGCCACAGTTCTCGTTTTTGTCTTATCGTCGGTCAACGCCATTATGGCCCCGTTGGCCTCGAAGCTGTACAGTCAAAAAAAATTCGACGAGTTACAGCGGGTTGTTGATCTCGCAGCTCGTGTATCGTTCGTCTTCTCCGGGATCGTCGCCGTTGCTATCTTTCTGGTTCGCTTCGAGCTTCTGGGGATATTTGGCGACGAGTTCCGCGCGTCCGCTTCGGCGTTGTGGCCGCTGCTTGTGGGGCAGGTCGTCAACTCGTTCTCAGGACCTGCGATCATGCTTCTAAATATGACCGACCGCCAAGGAGTCTCTGCTCGAATTCTCGGAGTGACGGCGATCATGAACGTTATTCTAAACTTCGGGTTCATTCAAATGGTCGGTTTTCAGGGAGCCGCCTTCGCCACCATGATCACTATGGTGTTGTGGAATGCAGTTGCCGTGTACTGCGTGCGGCGGGAGATCGACATTCGATCGACGGCGTTGCCCCGAGTTTAA